A single Actinomadura algeriensis DNA region contains:
- a CDS encoding cytochrome P450, whose translation MTQTRRGCPVSHTEYGEDSELYGHYALIDAEREASRFHFNDTRPRGFWMVQRYEDVLEGFQKHDVWTTSARSALNPESGIALLPQDLNGQDHAKLRRVLNPFFSPAAVKRTESLAHERCVELIEEVRPKGRCDFVAEFAIRYPTDLFLALLGLPVSDGDFFLPWSETLFQGFFGGDPAETAEAKRKILEYFDTAVNERRAAPRDPKTDMVSRLIEARIDGEPLTQDDILTICMTLMLAGLDTTRSALGYMFTHLATHEDDRRGIIDRPERVPAAVEEFLRLYPLVFQAGREVHEDTDFHGVPLAKGDVVWLGIASANRDPRKYPDPDRFVLGREGVNQNLAFGAGPHRCLGMHLARLELAVVLREWHARIPDYRVEPGVRLTERGGQLTMPTLPLEWEV comes from the coding sequence ATGACGCAGACGAGGCGGGGCTGCCCGGTCAGTCACACCGAGTACGGCGAGGACTCGGAGCTGTACGGGCACTACGCGCTGATCGACGCCGAGCGTGAGGCGTCCAGGTTCCATTTCAACGACACCAGGCCCCGCGGGTTCTGGATGGTGCAGCGCTACGAAGACGTGCTGGAAGGTTTCCAGAAGCACGACGTGTGGACGACCAGTGCCCGCAGCGCGCTCAACCCCGAATCGGGGATCGCGCTGCTGCCGCAGGATCTGAACGGGCAGGACCACGCCAAGCTCCGGCGCGTCCTCAACCCCTTCTTCTCCCCGGCCGCGGTGAAACGAACGGAGTCGCTGGCGCACGAACGCTGCGTCGAGCTCATCGAGGAGGTCCGGCCGAAGGGCCGCTGCGACTTCGTCGCCGAGTTCGCCATCCGCTACCCCACCGATCTCTTCCTCGCGCTCCTCGGGCTCCCGGTGAGCGACGGCGACTTCTTCCTGCCCTGGTCGGAGACCCTCTTCCAAGGTTTCTTCGGCGGCGACCCCGCCGAGACCGCCGAGGCGAAGCGCAAGATCCTGGAGTACTTCGACACCGCGGTGAACGAGCGGCGCGCCGCCCCGCGCGACCCGAAGACCGACATGGTCTCCCGGCTCATCGAGGCGCGCATCGACGGGGAGCCGCTCACGCAGGACGACATCCTCACCATCTGCATGACGCTCATGCTCGCCGGGCTCGACACGACCCGCAGCGCCCTCGGCTACATGTTCACGCACCTGGCGACCCACGAGGACGACCGCCGCGGCATCATCGACCGGCCGGAGAGGGTGCCCGCCGCCGTCGAGGAGTTCCTGCGCCTCTACCCGCTCGTCTTTCAGGCCGGACGCGAGGTGCACGAGGACACGGACTTCCACGGTGTGCCGCTCGCGAAGGGCGACGTCGTGTGGCTCGGCATCGCGTCCGCCAACCGCGACCCCCGCAAGTACCCCGACCCGGACCGGTTCGTCCTCGGCCGCGAGGGCGTCAACCAGAACCTCGCCTTCGGCGCCGGCCCGCACCGCTGCCTGGGCATGCACCTCGCCCGCCTCGAACTGGCCGTCGTCCTGCGCGAGTGGCATGCCCGGATTCCCGACTACCGCGTCGAGCCCGGCGTGCGGCTCACCGAGCGCGGCGGCCAGCTCACCATGCCCACCCTGCCCCTCGAATGGGAGGTCTGA
- a CDS encoding SDR family oxidoreductase — protein sequence MTGRLAGKVAVITGGASGIGAGTARLFHAEGARVVIGDLQEEPGAVLAAELGEGAVFARADVTREDDVAALVDTAVERFGGLDVMMNNAGVMGVLGPVDRTPLAEADLTIAINLRGVLCGMKHAARVMKPRRSGVILSTSSPAGMLGGVGPHVYSAVKAGVIGLSNSVAAELRRFGVRCNVLVPGAVVSPMTAGLVAGGPGDLPGAEAALSATAYMDRPLRPADVAAGALYLASDEASHVTGIVLPVDAGMTGAGGPSPFAKD from the coding sequence ATGACCGGACGGCTGGCCGGAAAGGTCGCGGTCATCACCGGCGGCGCGAGCGGCATCGGGGCGGGGACGGCCCGCCTGTTCCACGCCGAGGGCGCCCGCGTCGTGATCGGCGACCTGCAGGAGGAGCCCGGGGCGGTGCTGGCCGCCGAACTGGGGGAGGGCGCGGTTTTCGCCCGTGCCGACGTGACCCGGGAGGACGACGTCGCCGCCCTGGTCGACACGGCGGTCGAGCGTTTCGGCGGGCTCGACGTCATGATGAACAACGCCGGCGTCATGGGCGTGCTGGGGCCCGTCGACCGGACGCCGCTCGCCGAGGCCGACCTGACCATCGCGATCAACCTGCGCGGCGTCCTGTGCGGGATGAAGCACGCCGCCCGGGTGATGAAGCCGCGGCGGAGCGGGGTGATCCTGTCGACCTCCAGCCCCGCCGGGATGCTCGGCGGCGTCGGCCCGCACGTCTACAGCGCCGTCAAGGCCGGGGTCATCGGCCTGTCGAACTCCGTCGCGGCCGAGCTGCGCCGCTTCGGCGTGCGCTGCAACGTGCTCGTGCCCGGCGCGGTGGTCTCGCCGATGACCGCCGGGCTCGTGGCCGGCGGGCCGGGCGACCTGCCCGGGGCCGAGGCCGCGCTGAGCGCCACCGCGTACATGGACCGGCCGCTGCGCCCCGCGGACGTCGCGGCGGGGGCGCTCTACCTCGCGAGCGACGAGGCGTCGCACGTGACGGGGATCGTCCTGCCGGTCGACGCGGGCATGACCGGCGCCGGCGGCCCGTCGCCGTTCGCGAAGGACTGA
- a CDS encoding aldehyde dehydrogenase gives MPESMSERPELFVGGRWTPARGGERIEVRNPATGERVGAAALASPADIDDAVAAARASFDSGVWAGASPARRAEVLHKAADLLEKRAPELARSITAELGCPIWFSEGAHVPNPIRHLRYYADMARDFPYDERRTDGVNTSVVTQEPAGVVGAVTPWNGPLSTPTLKTAPALAAGCSVVLKPPPETPLTVHALSDALSEAGLPEGVLSIVPGGREAGAHLVAHPDVDKIAFTGSSAAGKKIMAAAAGRIARVTLELGGKSAAIICDDADLDEVVPRLLPMALMVNGQACIAQTRVLVPRSRAAEVVDALAGALRGQKVGDPADPATTIGPMVSERQRDRVAGYVETGRAEGARVVVGGERLDLPGDLAAGWFVPPTLLAGVDNAMRVAREEIFGPVLAVIEYDGDDRAVAIANDSPYGLSGSVWSADDERALGIARRIRTGMVSLNGRPQAFGTPFGGYKESGLGREMGPEGFRAYLETKSIAIGS, from the coding sequence ATGCCCGAGTCGATGAGCGAGCGTCCCGAACTCTTCGTGGGCGGGCGCTGGACGCCCGCCCGGGGCGGGGAACGGATCGAGGTTCGCAACCCCGCGACGGGCGAGCGCGTCGGCGCCGCCGCGCTCGCGTCGCCGGCCGACATCGACGACGCGGTCGCCGCCGCCCGCGCCTCGTTCGACTCGGGCGTCTGGGCCGGAGCCTCGCCCGCCCGCCGGGCCGAGGTGCTGCACAAGGCGGCGGACCTGCTGGAGAAGCGGGCGCCCGAGCTGGCGCGGAGCATCACCGCCGAACTGGGCTGCCCCATCTGGTTCAGCGAGGGCGCGCACGTCCCGAACCCGATCCGCCACCTGCGCTACTACGCCGACATGGCCCGCGACTTTCCGTACGACGAGCGGCGGACGGACGGCGTGAACACCAGCGTCGTCACCCAGGAGCCGGCCGGGGTGGTCGGCGCCGTCACGCCTTGGAACGGTCCACTCAGCACCCCGACGCTGAAGACCGCGCCGGCCCTGGCGGCCGGCTGCTCGGTCGTCCTCAAGCCGCCGCCGGAGACCCCGCTGACCGTGCACGCCCTGTCCGACGCGCTCTCCGAGGCGGGGCTGCCGGAGGGGGTGCTGAGCATCGTGCCGGGCGGCCGCGAGGCGGGCGCCCACCTGGTCGCCCACCCGGACGTCGACAAGATCGCCTTCACCGGCAGCAGCGCCGCCGGGAAGAAGATCATGGCGGCGGCCGCCGGCCGGATCGCCCGCGTCACCCTCGAACTCGGTGGCAAGTCCGCCGCGATCATCTGCGACGACGCCGATCTGGACGAGGTCGTCCCGCGGCTGCTTCCCATGGCGCTCATGGTCAACGGCCAGGCGTGCATCGCGCAGACCCGCGTGCTGGTGCCGCGCTCCCGCGCGGCCGAGGTCGTCGACGCGCTGGCCGGCGCCCTGCGCGGCCAGAAGGTGGGCGACCCCGCCGACCCCGCGACGACGATCGGGCCGATGGTCAGCGAGCGGCAGCGCGACCGCGTCGCCGGTTACGTCGAGACGGGCCGCGCCGAGGGCGCCCGTGTCGTCGTCGGCGGCGAGCGGCTCGACCTCCCGGGCGACCTCGCCGCGGGCTGGTTCGTCCCGCCCACGCTGCTCGCCGGCGTCGACAACGCCATGCGCGTGGCGCGGGAGGAGATCTTCGGGCCGGTGCTCGCCGTCATCGAGTACGACGGCGACGACCGGGCGGTCGCCATCGCCAACGACTCCCCGTACGGCCTGTCCGGCTCGGTCTGGAGCGCCGACGACGAGCGGGCGCTCGGCATCGCCCGCCGGATCCGCACCGGGATGGTGAGCCTGAACGGACGCCCGCAGGCGTTCGGCACGCCGTTCGGCGGCTACAAGGAGTCCGGCCTGGGGCGCGAGATGGGGCCGGAGGGCTTCCGCGCCTACCTGGAGACCAAGTCGATCGCGATCGGATCCTGA
- a CDS encoding NAD(P)/FAD-dependent oxidoreductase encodes MGTGETGRTVIVGAGLAGLRIAERLRRLGHGGPITLVGAEPHRPYDRPPLSKALLTRDEDPADDPAQAAPLRNAPYEELGLDLRTGVRATALDPRARTVALDDGGTVGYGRLVIATGLRPRMLPGFEGRGGVHVLRSFEDCLALRAGLRAARRVVVVGGGVLGCEIAAAARALGAEVALVEVLGAPMAAALGPEVGEAVAALHRDRGVAVHCPARVARPEGGRRVTGVALEDGTVLPADLVVVAAGAVPDTGWLEGAGLNLDDGVLCDRTGRASARDVWAAGDVARMPRPSGPGTVRLEHWTAAADTAALVAGNLVAAPGERHELSAVPYFWSDQHGVKIQCLGMPNHGDRLTVVTGAPESARFLGLYSSGGTVTGAVAMNMPGPIARCRKAVGDRAPLDGLLRAAPWDRAAAKPG; translated from the coding sequence ATGGGAACCGGCGAAACCGGCCGCACCGTGATCGTCGGCGCGGGCCTGGCGGGCCTGCGCATCGCCGAACGGCTGCGCCGTCTCGGTCACGGCGGGCCGATCACCCTCGTGGGGGCCGAGCCCCACCGGCCCTACGACCGGCCGCCGCTGTCCAAGGCGCTGCTGACGCGGGACGAGGACCCGGCGGACGACCCGGCACAGGCCGCGCCGCTGCGTAACGCACCCTATGAGGAATTGGGCCTCGACCTGCGCACGGGTGTGCGGGCGACCGCGCTCGACCCACGCGCGCGGACCGTCGCCCTCGACGACGGCGGCACCGTCGGGTACGGGCGGCTGGTGATCGCCACGGGCCTGCGCCCGCGCATGCTGCCCGGTTTCGAGGGGCGCGGCGGCGTGCACGTCCTGCGCTCGTTCGAGGACTGCCTCGCGCTGCGCGCCGGGCTGCGGGCGGCCCGCCGGGTCGTGGTGGTCGGCGGCGGCGTGCTCGGCTGCGAGATCGCCGCGGCGGCCCGCGCGCTCGGCGCCGAGGTCGCCCTGGTCGAGGTGCTCGGCGCCCCCATGGCGGCGGCGCTCGGACCGGAGGTGGGCGAGGCGGTGGCGGCGCTGCACCGGGACCGGGGGGTCGCGGTGCACTGCCCGGCCCGGGTCGCGCGCCCGGAGGGAGGGCGGCGCGTCACCGGCGTGGCGCTGGAGGACGGCACCGTACTGCCCGCCGATCTGGTCGTGGTCGCGGCGGGTGCCGTCCCGGACACGGGATGGCTGGAGGGAGCCGGGCTGAACCTCGACGACGGCGTCCTGTGCGACCGGACGGGCCGGGCATCGGCCCGCGACGTCTGGGCCGCCGGCGACGTCGCCCGCATGCCGCGCCCGTCCGGGCCGGGAACGGTCCGGCTTGAGCACTGGACGGCCGCGGCCGACACCGCCGCGCTCGTGGCGGGCAACCTCGTGGCGGCGCCGGGCGAGCGGCACGAGCTGAGCGCGGTCCCCTACTTCTGGAGCGACCAGCACGGCGTGAAGATCCAGTGCCTCGGCATGCCCAACCACGGCGACCGGCTCACCGTGGTCACCGGCGCGCCCGAATCGGCGCGGTTCCTCGGGTTGTACTCGTCCGGCGGGACGGTCACGGGCGCGGTGGCGATGAACATGCCCGGTCCGATCGCGCGCTGCCGCAAGGCCGTCGGCGATCGCGCCCCGCTCGACGGGCTGCTCCGGGCCGCCCCGTGGGACCGCGCCGCCGCGAAGCCCGGCTGA
- a CDS encoding nuclear transport factor 2 family protein, with the protein MSGDADALLRRVQRLEEMEAARNHLHRYAETLDAPTPDAVAALFTPDGVLRTRRGDFAGREAVAGFFRGALAADAAEKRHFIVTPRTTWLEPGVVEIASYFLFTARGDGSSVLGWGTYLDRLRVEDGTALFAYKTIDLHMGTDLATGWARE; encoded by the coding sequence ATGAGCGGCGACGCCGACGCCCTGCTGCGGCGCGTGCAGAGGCTGGAGGAGATGGAGGCCGCGCGCAACCACCTGCACCGGTACGCCGAGACTTTGGACGCGCCCACCCCGGACGCGGTCGCCGCCCTGTTCACCCCCGACGGCGTGCTGCGGACCCGCAGGGGCGACTTCGCCGGGCGCGAGGCCGTCGCCGGCTTCTTCCGCGGGGCCCTCGCGGCCGACGCGGCCGAGAAGCGGCACTTCATCGTCACCCCGCGGACCACCTGGCTGGAGCCGGGCGTCGTGGAGATCGCCTCGTACTTCCTCTTCACCGCGCGCGGCGACGGGTCCTCGGTGCTCGGCTGGGGCACCTACCTCGACCGCCTGCGGGTAGAAGACGGCACGGCCCTGTTCGCCTACAAGACCATCGACCTGCACATGGGGACCGACCTGGCGACGGGCTGGGCACGGGAATGA
- a CDS encoding amidohydrolase family protein yields the protein MIIDAHSHVWPDEIAAAALGGNRVPGLTARGDGTVGGLTAAMDRTGVDVSCCLGIANRAKHVDKVNAFVAGLASDRRIAFGTVHVDLPVEENIASLDRHGVTAVKIHPLFQNFALDDPRLQEIFEAFGDRIAVIAHVGAGGDERTNALSGPGMIADIARRFPALRLVACHFGGYRILDEAEEILRGTDVVLETSWPPSLGELAPERVRRIIRDHGADRIVFGSDWPMTDPGEEIAAIEALGLTDDETKSVLGGTMARVLGVPSPWAR from the coding sequence GTGATCATTGACGCGCACAGCCATGTGTGGCCCGACGAGATCGCCGCCGCCGCGCTCGGGGGCAACCGGGTGCCCGGCCTCACCGCCCGCGGGGACGGCACCGTCGGCGGCCTGACCGCGGCCATGGACCGGACGGGCGTCGACGTGAGCTGCTGCCTCGGCATCGCGAACCGGGCGAAGCACGTCGACAAGGTCAACGCGTTCGTCGCGGGGCTGGCCTCCGACCGGCGGATCGCCTTCGGCACCGTCCACGTGGACCTGCCCGTCGAGGAGAACATCGCCAGCCTGGACCGGCACGGTGTCACCGCCGTGAAGATCCACCCGCTGTTCCAGAACTTCGCGCTGGACGACCCGCGCCTCCAGGAGATCTTCGAGGCGTTCGGCGACCGGATCGCCGTCATCGCGCACGTGGGGGCGGGCGGCGACGAGCGCACCAACGCGCTGTCCGGCCCGGGGATGATCGCCGACATCGCGCGGCGGTTCCCGGCCCTGCGGCTGGTGGCGTGCCACTTCGGCGGCTACCGGATCCTGGACGAGGCCGAGGAGATCCTGCGCGGGACGGACGTGGTGCTGGAGACGTCCTGGCCGCCGAGCCTCGGGGAGTTGGCGCCCGAGCGCGTCCGCCGGATCATCCGCGACCACGGCGCCGACCGGATCGTGTTCGGCTCCGACTGGCCGATGACCGACCCGGGGGAGGAGATCGCCGCCATCGAGGCGCTCGGCCTCACCGACGACGAGACCAAGTCCGTCCTCGGCGGGACGATGGCCCGGGTGCTCGGCGTCCCGTCCCCCTGGGCGCGCTGA
- a CDS encoding SDR family NAD(P)-dependent oxidoreductase, whose protein sequence is MDLRLRDTVVLVTGASRGLGAEIALALAGEGAHVVATARSKESLDDVAARGGGRVSVIEADMRDEASVAGLADEVVARHGRIDGLVNNAGIAPAGRFVDQDPAIWKDAMAVNVIAPMLLAQAAGRHMIAQGGGRIVNVASTTGVRGKPYLVGYSTSKGAVVRLTEALAAEWAAKNVQVNCVAPGAFRTDAQRAVLESPDLLERRVAKIPAGRMADPAELVPLACLLLSPLSSFTTGAIFVVDGGESGKL, encoded by the coding sequence ATGGATCTGCGGTTGCGGGACACGGTCGTCCTGGTCACCGGCGCGAGCCGCGGCCTCGGCGCGGAGATCGCGCTCGCCCTCGCCGGGGAGGGCGCGCACGTCGTCGCCACCGCCCGGTCGAAGGAGAGCCTGGACGACGTCGCCGCGCGGGGCGGCGGGCGCGTCTCGGTGATCGAGGCCGACATGCGCGACGAGGCGTCCGTCGCCGGGCTCGCCGACGAGGTCGTCGCCCGGCACGGCCGCATCGACGGCCTGGTCAACAACGCGGGCATCGCCCCGGCGGGCAGGTTCGTCGACCAGGACCCGGCGATCTGGAAGGACGCGATGGCCGTGAACGTCATCGCGCCCATGCTGCTGGCGCAGGCGGCGGGCCGGCACATGATCGCCCAGGGCGGCGGCCGGATCGTGAACGTCGCCTCCACCACCGGCGTGCGCGGCAAGCCGTACCTCGTCGGCTACTCCACCTCCAAAGGCGCCGTGGTGCGACTGACCGAGGCGCTCGCCGCCGAGTGGGCCGCCAAGAACGTCCAGGTCAACTGCGTCGCGCCCGGCGCGTTCCGGACCGACGCGCAGCGGGCCGTCCTGGAGTCGCCGGACCTGCTGGAACGCCGGGTCGCCAAGATTCCGGCCGGCCGGATGGCCGATCCGGCGGAGCTCGTCCCGCTGGCGTGCCTGCTGCTGTCGCCGCTGTCGTCCTTCACCACCGGCGCGATCTTCGTGGTCGACGGCGGCGAGTCCGGGAAGCTGTGA
- a CDS encoding acyl-CoA dehydrogenase family protein, which translates to MEEGQMFELSPHHRKIQETARAAAAEVDPFAGEADASTVVHEAAREALRRSGLARQVVPAAHGGASETLDPLAIAVVREALMYSSAHLDSLFGMQGVGSYALTVGGSDELRARWLPRVAALDAIAGLALTEPDIGSDLRGVTTTLASVSDGVRVDGRKSFITNGGAADFYCVLGREGDGDARGHSMVLVPADAPGLTVRPGPGLIAPHILGELEFDGVVVPEGNRLGVPLKAFSLMLQTLAVFRVSVAGSAVGLAQAALDEALRHVTVREQFGRPLIGLGAVGQNVALSWTDVEAARALTYRAAALAQSDPLGHLDMSSIAKVNATEAAGRVVDRSVQAMGRFGLVQGSKIERLYRNARPLRVYEGATEVLLDSLARRLAKGAS; encoded by the coding sequence GTGGAAGAAGGGCAGATGTTCGAGCTGAGCCCGCACCATCGCAAGATCCAGGAGACGGCGCGCGCCGCCGCGGCCGAGGTCGACCCGTTCGCCGGCGAGGCCGACGCGAGCACCGTGGTGCACGAGGCCGCCCGGGAGGCGCTGCGGCGCTCCGGGCTCGCGCGGCAGGTGGTCCCGGCGGCACACGGCGGAGCCTCCGAGACGCTCGACCCGCTCGCCATCGCGGTCGTCCGGGAGGCGCTCATGTACTCCTCCGCGCACCTGGACTCGCTGTTCGGCATGCAGGGCGTCGGCAGCTACGCGCTGACCGTCGGCGGCTCGGACGAGCTGCGCGCGCGGTGGCTGCCGCGGGTCGCCGCGCTCGACGCCATCGCCGGACTGGCGCTCACCGAACCCGACATCGGCTCCGACCTGCGCGGCGTCACCACCACGCTGGCGAGCGTTTCGGACGGCGTCCGGGTCGACGGGCGCAAGTCGTTCATCACCAACGGCGGCGCGGCGGACTTCTACTGCGTCCTCGGCCGGGAGGGCGACGGCGACGCGCGGGGCCACTCGATGGTGCTCGTTCCCGCCGACGCCCCCGGGCTGACCGTCCGGCCGGGCCCCGGCCTGATCGCCCCGCACATCCTCGGCGAGCTGGAGTTCGACGGCGTCGTCGTCCCGGAGGGCAACCGGCTCGGCGTACCGCTCAAGGCGTTCTCGCTGATGCTGCAGACCCTCGCCGTCTTCCGCGTGTCCGTCGCGGGCTCGGCCGTCGGGCTCGCGCAGGCCGCGCTGGACGAGGCCCTGCGGCACGTCACCGTCCGCGAGCAGTTCGGCCGTCCGCTGATCGGCCTCGGCGCAGTGGGGCAGAACGTCGCCCTGTCCTGGACGGACGTGGAGGCGGCGCGCGCGCTCACCTACCGGGCCGCCGCGCTGGCCCAGTCCGATCCGCTCGGGCACCTGGACATGTCGTCCATCGCCAAGGTGAACGCCACCGAGGCGGCCGGCCGCGTCGTGGACCGGTCGGTGCAGGCCATGGGCCGGTTCGGCCTCGTCCAGGGCTCGAAGATCGAGCGGCTCTACCGCAACGCCCGGCCGCTGCGCGTCTACGAGGGCGCCACCGAGGTGCTGCTCGACTCGCTCGCCCGCCGCCTCGCGAAGGGGGCGTCCTGA
- a CDS encoding acyl-CoA dehydrogenase family protein, which produces MTAVDEHHEIRELAAKVAAEVFEPMAAHLDETRGPVPLAERRRLGDLGLLGIALPERFGGAGAVLPQALAVVEEFAKVCRPAAFQVFEANTGPAQVINHLGTEDQRRRWLPAIISGERTMAVAISEPDAGSAATDMRTRAERSGDGYVVNGVKRWISNGGEADQYLLYCRLSDAPGSKGIGAVVVEKGMDGLSFGPAERLMGFRGIPSADVVLENVRVPADNVVVPAGDFGRLFGVFSIERLGNATMSLAIAQEALDRTRVYVQEREQFGKPLVEFQSVQLTLANMLLRVEAARLLIERAAAGAGTGLPDPLHTSLAKCTANEMAKEVTDLAMQLHGGNGYTEEYGIERLHRDAHGWAIAGGTPTMQRIRIVSEMLGRRFDQRR; this is translated from the coding sequence ATGACCGCCGTTGACGAGCATCACGAGATCCGCGAGCTGGCGGCCAAGGTGGCCGCCGAGGTGTTCGAGCCGATGGCCGCGCACCTGGACGAGACGCGCGGCCCGGTGCCCCTCGCCGAACGCCGGCGCCTGGGCGACCTCGGACTGCTCGGGATCGCGCTGCCGGAGCGCTTCGGCGGCGCGGGCGCGGTGCTGCCGCAGGCGCTCGCCGTCGTCGAGGAGTTCGCGAAGGTCTGCCGCCCGGCCGCCTTCCAGGTCTTCGAGGCCAACACCGGCCCCGCGCAGGTGATCAACCACCTCGGCACCGAGGACCAGCGCCGCCGCTGGTTGCCGGCCATCATCTCCGGCGAGCGCACGATGGCCGTCGCGATCTCCGAGCCGGACGCGGGCTCGGCCGCCACCGACATGCGCACCCGCGCCGAGCGCTCCGGGGACGGCTACGTCGTCAACGGCGTCAAGCGCTGGATCTCCAACGGCGGCGAGGCCGACCAGTACCTGCTCTACTGCCGGCTGAGCGACGCGCCCGGCTCCAAGGGCATCGGCGCCGTCGTCGTGGAGAAGGGCATGGACGGCCTGAGCTTCGGGCCCGCCGAACGCCTCATGGGCTTCCGCGGCATCCCGTCCGCGGACGTCGTCCTGGAGAACGTCCGGGTGCCCGCCGACAACGTCGTCGTTCCGGCCGGCGACTTCGGCCGCCTCTTCGGCGTCTTCTCGATCGAGCGGCTCGGCAACGCCACGATGAGCCTCGCGATCGCCCAGGAGGCCCTCGACCGCACCCGCGTCTACGTCCAGGAGCGCGAGCAGTTCGGCAAGCCGCTGGTGGAGTTCCAGTCCGTCCAGCTCACCCTGGCGAACATGCTGCTGCGGGTCGAGGCGGCGCGGCTGCTGATCGAGCGGGCCGCGGCGGGCGCGGGCACCGGCCTGCCCGACCCGCTCCACACCTCCCTCGCCAAGTGCACCGCCAACGAGATGGCCAAGGAGGTCACCGACCTGGCCATGCAGCTGCACGGCGGCAACGGCTACACCGAGGAGTACGGGATCGAGCGGCTGCACCGCGACGCCCACGGCTGGGCCATCGCGGGCGGCACCCCCACCATGCAGCGCATCCGCATCGTCTCCGAGATGCTCGGCCGCCGGTTCGACCAGCGCCGCTGA
- a CDS encoding thiolase family protein — protein MQQVQPRTAAVIVDAVRTASGKGRPGGALADVHPVDLLARTFRALLDRHDFDPGLVDDVLVGCVSQAGEQSATPGRMAWLGAGLPSHVPAATIDRKCGSSQQALHFAAQAIMSGCHDAVVAAGVESMSRVPMGSARMDADPYGTAVRARFAPGLVPQGVAAELVAARWKLGRDELDAYAVRSHALAARARESGAFDREIVPVETPSGPFDRDETIRPGSTVDKLAGLRPVFEREDLAARFPEIGWHVTAGNSSQITDGAAALLVMSEARCAELGLTPRARVHTMAVRGDDPLLMLTAPIPATRLVLDRAGLTLDTIDHIEINEAFASVPLAWLAEFPEADPAKVNPRGGAIALGHPLGASGARLTATMLHALEDGGGRYGLQLMCEAGGMANATIIERL, from the coding sequence ATGCAGCAGGTACAGCCGCGCACCGCGGCGGTGATCGTCGACGCGGTGCGGACGGCGTCCGGCAAGGGCCGCCCGGGCGGCGCCCTCGCCGACGTCCACCCCGTCGACCTCCTCGCCCGCACCTTCCGCGCTCTCCTCGACCGCCACGACTTCGATCCCGGCCTCGTCGACGACGTCCTCGTCGGCTGCGTCTCGCAGGCCGGCGAGCAGTCGGCCACTCCCGGCCGGATGGCCTGGCTCGGCGCCGGACTGCCCTCGCACGTCCCGGCCGCGACCATCGACCGCAAGTGCGGATCGAGCCAGCAGGCCCTGCACTTCGCGGCGCAGGCGATCATGTCCGGCTGCCACGACGCGGTCGTCGCGGCGGGCGTCGAGTCGATGAGCCGGGTCCCGATGGGATCGGCCCGGATGGACGCCGACCCGTACGGGACGGCCGTCCGCGCGCGGTTCGCCCCCGGCCTGGTGCCGCAGGGCGTCGCCGCCGAACTCGTCGCCGCGCGATGGAAACTGGGCCGCGACGAGCTCGACGCCTACGCCGTCCGCTCGCACGCCCTGGCCGCGCGAGCCCGCGAGTCGGGCGCGTTCGACCGGGAGATCGTCCCGGTGGAGACGCCGTCCGGGCCGTTCGACCGCGACGAGACGATCCGCCCCGGGAGCACCGTCGACAAGCTCGCCGGCCTCAGGCCGGTGTTCGAGCGCGAAGATCTCGCGGCACGGTTCCCCGAGATCGGCTGGCACGTCACGGCGGGCAACTCGTCCCAGATCACCGACGGTGCCGCGGCGCTGCTGGTGATGAGCGAGGCAAGGTGCGCCGAGCTGGGCCTGACGCCTCGGGCGCGCGTCCACACGATGGCCGTGCGCGGCGACGACCCACTGCTGATGCTGACCGCGCCGATCCCGGCCACGCGCCTGGTCCTCGACCGCGCCGGCCTCACGCTGGACACGATCGACCACATCGAGATCAACGAGGCGTTCGCATCCGTCCCCCTCGCCTGGCTCGCAGAGTTTCCCGAGGCCGACCCGGCGAAGGTGAACCCGCGCGGCGGCGCGATCGCCCTCGGACATCCGCTCGGCGCGTCCGGCGCCCGGCTCACCGCCACCATGCTGCACGCGCTGGAGGACGGCGGCGGCCGCTACGGCCTGCAACTCATGTGCGAGGCGGGCGGCATGGCCAACGCCACGATCATCGAGCGCCTCTGA